From Streptomyces griseorubiginosus, one genomic window encodes:
- a CDS encoding TetR/AcrR family transcriptional regulator has product MSTAEETAGGETSAWGEVTPDAARRLLIAAVEAFAERGYHATTTRDIAGRAGMSPAALYIHYKTKEELLHRISRIGHAKALEILQVAARREGTATERLADAVSSFVRWHAGGRTTARVVQYELDSLGPDARAEILDLRRQCDAEVRGIIEDGVASGEFDVLDVKGTTLAVMSLCIDVARWFNVDGPWTPDEVGALDADLVLRMVGAAK; this is encoded by the coding sequence ATGAGTACGGCGGAGGAGACGGCCGGCGGCGAGACGTCGGCGTGGGGTGAGGTCACGCCCGACGCGGCACGGCGGCTGCTCATTGCCGCGGTGGAGGCGTTCGCCGAGCGCGGCTACCACGCCACCACGACCCGCGACATCGCGGGCCGGGCCGGCATGAGCCCCGCCGCGCTCTACATCCACTACAAGACCAAGGAAGAGCTGCTCCACCGCATCAGCCGGATCGGCCACGCCAAGGCCCTGGAGATCCTCCAGGTCGCGGCCCGCCGCGAGGGCACCGCCACCGAGCGGCTCGCCGACGCCGTGAGCTCCTTCGTCCGCTGGCACGCCGGCGGCCGTACCACCGCCCGGGTCGTCCAGTACGAACTCGACTCCCTCGGCCCCGACGCCCGTGCCGAGATCCTCGACCTGCGCCGCCAGTGCGACGCCGAGGTGCGCGGGATCATCGAGGACGGCGTGGCCTCCGGCGAGTTCGACGTCCTCGACGTCAAGGGCACCACCCTCGCCGTGATGTCGCTCTGCATCGACGTGGCCCGCTGGTTCAACGTCGACGGCCCCTGGACGCCGGACGAGGTCGGCGCGCTCGACGCCGACCTCGTGCTGCGGATGGTGGGGGCGGCGAAGTAG
- a CDS encoding MaoC family dehydratase, with amino-acid sequence MAEPRIFTGADDLKAAVGEELGYTDWLEVDQKRIDLFAEATGDHQWIHVDPEKAAAGPFGTTIAHGYLTLSLLPLFGPQLIKVEGVKMGVNYGTNKVRFPAPVPVGSRLRATARITGVDDVAGGVQVTVAFSVEREGGDKPVCVAESVSRYYL; translated from the coding sequence ATGGCAGAGCCGAGGATCTTCACGGGCGCCGACGACCTGAAGGCGGCGGTGGGCGAGGAACTGGGGTACACCGACTGGCTGGAGGTGGACCAGAAGCGCATCGACCTGTTCGCCGAGGCCACCGGCGACCACCAGTGGATCCACGTCGACCCGGAGAAGGCCGCCGCGGGTCCCTTCGGCACGACCATCGCGCACGGCTACCTCACGCTGTCCCTGCTGCCGCTCTTCGGACCTCAGCTGATCAAGGTCGAGGGCGTGAAGATGGGCGTCAACTACGGCACGAACAAGGTCCGTTTCCCCGCACCGGTCCCCGTCGGCTCCCGGCTGCGCGCCACCGCGCGGATCACCGGCGTCGACGACGTGGCGGGCGGCGTGCAGGTCACCGTCGCCTTCAGCGTGGAGCGCGAGGGCGGGGACAAGCCGGTGTGCGTGGCGGAGTCGGTCTCCCGCTACTACCTCTGA
- the soxR gene encoding redox-sensitive transcriptional activator SoxR, with translation MPQIPEKIHELTVGQLAARSGAAVSALHFYESKGLISSRRTTGNQRRYSRDALRRVAFVRAAQRVGIPLATIREALSELPEERTPTREDWARLSEAWRSELDERIKQLNRLRDHLTDCIGCGCLSLDTCVLSNPDDVFGDRHTGSRLLVEQSGGRQRNGGRARRPDQETEGCG, from the coding sequence GTGCCCCAGATTCCCGAGAAGATCCACGAGCTCACGGTCGGCCAGCTCGCCGCCCGCAGCGGCGCCGCCGTCTCCGCCCTGCACTTCTACGAGTCCAAGGGCCTGATCAGCAGCCGCCGCACCACGGGCAACCAGCGCCGCTACTCCCGTGACGCGCTGCGCCGGGTCGCCTTCGTGCGGGCCGCGCAGCGGGTCGGCATCCCGCTGGCCACGATCCGCGAGGCCCTCTCCGAACTCCCCGAGGAACGCACGCCCACCCGCGAGGACTGGGCGCGCCTCTCCGAGGCCTGGCGTTCCGAACTGGACGAGCGCATCAAGCAGTTGAACCGGCTGCGTGACCACCTCACCGACTGCATCGGCTGCGGCTGCCTCTCCCTGGACACCTGCGTCCTGTCCAACCCGGACGACGTCTTCGGCGACCGCCACACGGGATCGCGCCTGCTGGTGGAGCAGAGCGGGGGACGGCAGCGGAACGGGGGCCGGGCGCGGCGACCGGACCAGGAGACGGAGGGGTGCGGCTGA
- a CDS encoding 3-keto-5-aminohexanoate cleavage protein — protein sequence MVQVCLNGPRGAADGSAVPLTPSALAESAAEAVAAGATDIHVHPKTPCGQDTLSPRAVAETLEAIRARVSVPVGVTTGAWAEPDPAARLARVRAWTVLPDHASVNWHEPGAESMAAALLDLGVGVEAGVWSGTDAAERFAVSPLGPRVLRVLAEVMDTGAPEASARALLAALGPAHGRPVLLHGEDGGAWPVLRLAGSLGLATRMGLEDTLLLPDGQPALSNAQLITGALAQYGCAQRSS from the coding sequence ATGGTGCAGGTGTGTCTCAACGGTCCGCGCGGGGCCGCCGACGGGTCGGCGGTGCCCCTGACGCCCTCGGCGCTGGCCGAGTCGGCGGCCGAGGCCGTGGCGGCGGGCGCCACGGACATCCACGTTCACCCCAAGACACCGTGCGGGCAGGACACTCTGTCGCCGCGCGCGGTCGCGGAGACGCTCGAGGCGATCCGTGCGCGGGTGTCGGTCCCGGTCGGGGTGACCACCGGCGCCTGGGCCGAACCGGACCCGGCGGCCCGGCTCGCCCGTGTCCGGGCCTGGACGGTGCTGCCCGACCACGCCTCGGTGAACTGGCACGAGCCCGGTGCCGAGTCGATGGCCGCGGCGCTGCTCGACCTGGGGGTCGGCGTGGAGGCCGGCGTCTGGTCGGGGACCGACGCGGCCGAGCGGTTCGCGGTGTCTCCGCTCGGACCGAGGGTGCTGCGGGTCCTGGCCGAGGTGATGGACACCGGGGCACCGGAGGCTTCGGCACGCGCCCTCCTCGCCGCACTCGGCCCGGCCCACGGCCGCCCCGTACTGCTGCACGGCGAGGACGGCGGCGCGTGGCCGGTGCTGCGGCTGGCCGGGAGCCTCGGCCTCGCGACCCGGATGGGCCTGGAGGACACGCTCCTCCTGCCGGACGGCCAACCCGCGCTGTCCAACGCTCAGTTGATCACCGGGGCACTGGCCCAGTACGGATGCGCCCAGCGGTCGTCGTAG
- a CDS encoding penicillin acylase family protein: MPRRNSRTLLDRLRTPGRLSGFLKSASICVLVAGLLSPLAQTTATAAASNDYCGGQCSDILPPGENGNATLAQILLNQAFGSQPDHAEDQLGPYANLAKGYPTLTNSTINTFFNDASFGVPSDQVASTLSPAGRTDVTIVRDKKTGVPHITGTTRYGTEFGAGYAAAQDRLWLMDVFRHVGRGQLTAFAGGAASNQGLEQQFWRNAPYSEADLQAQIDNAVAANGARGQQALADANAYLAGINAYIDASDSGRYFPGEYVLTGHKDSVTNAGTIDHFKITDLVALASVIGALFGSGGGGEVNNAISLMAAQERYGVTKGTEVWESFRERNDPEAVLTVHNGESFPYAGKPSNPQGEALPDAGSVSTEPLVYDATGTGADQSASAASATATANALTSAKRGMSNALVVSGKYTASGHPVAVFGPQTGYFAPQLLMLQEIQGPGISARGASFAGLSMYVELGRGQDYSWSATTSGQDIIDTYAVELCQDDYHYLYHGTCTAMDKIEQKNSWAPTTADGTAAGSYTMRVWRTKYGPVEYRATVGGKKVAYTTLRSSFMHEADSIIGFQMLNDPDYVKSPQTFQSAVQHINYTFNWFYADSSHTAYYNSGNNPVRASGVDAEFPVWAQSAYEWKNWNPTTNTADYTPASAHPNSIDQDYYISWNNKQALDYATASWGDGSVHRGNLLEDRVKKLVAAGGVTRASLVKAMADASLADLRAEDVLPDLLKVINSSTVTDSTAAAAVTKLQTWLTAGGKRTETSAGSKKYADADAIRILDAWWPLLAKGIFEPGLGTDLYTAFQANLPVDESPSAAHGPTGAHAGSSFQYGWWSYVDKDVRAVLGESVQGPLASKYCGGGSLSACRDILISTLKTAAGKTAAQVYPGDDLCSAGDQWCADSIVQRTLGGIKHYNISWQNRPTFQQVVEFTSHR; encoded by the coding sequence ATGCCTCGGCGTAACTCGCGCACCCTCCTTGACAGACTGAGAACTCCCGGCAGACTCTCCGGGTTCCTGAAGTCGGCATCCATATGCGTCCTGGTTGCGGGTCTTTTGTCCCCGCTCGCGCAGACCACGGCCACCGCGGCCGCCTCCAACGACTACTGCGGCGGCCAGTGTTCCGACATCCTGCCGCCCGGCGAGAACGGCAACGCGACCCTCGCGCAGATCCTCCTCAACCAGGCCTTCGGCAGTCAGCCCGACCACGCCGAGGACCAGCTCGGCCCCTACGCCAACCTGGCCAAGGGGTACCCCACGCTCACCAACTCCACCATCAATACGTTCTTCAACGACGCGTCGTTCGGGGTCCCCTCCGACCAGGTCGCCTCCACCCTCAGTCCCGCCGGCCGCACCGACGTGACGATCGTCCGCGACAAGAAGACGGGTGTGCCGCACATCACCGGTACCACCAGATACGGCACCGAGTTCGGCGCGGGCTATGCGGCCGCCCAGGACCGGCTGTGGCTCATGGACGTCTTCCGGCACGTGGGCCGCGGCCAGCTGACCGCCTTCGCGGGCGGCGCCGCCTCCAACCAGGGCCTGGAGCAGCAGTTCTGGCGCAACGCCCCCTACAGCGAGGCCGACCTCCAGGCGCAGATCGACAACGCGGTCGCGGCCAACGGCGCCCGCGGCCAGCAGGCACTCGCCGACGCCAACGCCTACCTCGCCGGCATCAACGCCTACATCGACGCCTCCGACAGCGGCCGCTACTTCCCCGGCGAGTACGTCCTGACCGGACACAAGGACTCCGTCACCAACGCCGGCACCATCGACCACTTCAAGATCACCGACCTGGTCGCGCTGGCCTCCGTCATCGGCGCCCTCTTCGGCTCCGGAGGCGGCGGCGAGGTCAACAACGCGATCTCGCTGATGGCCGCCCAGGAGCGGTACGGCGTGACGAAGGGCACCGAGGTCTGGGAGTCCTTCCGGGAGCGCAACGACCCGGAGGCCGTCCTCACCGTCCACAACGGCGAGAGCTTCCCGTACGCCGGCAAGCCCTCGAACCCCCAGGGCGAGGCGCTGCCCGACGCCGGTTCGGTGAGCACCGAGCCGCTGGTCTACGACGCCACGGGCACCGGCGCCGACCAGAGCGCGAGCGCGGCCTCCGCCACGGCCACCGCGAACGCCCTCACCTCCGCCAAGCGCGGCATGTCCAACGCCCTCGTGGTCAGCGGGAAGTACACGGCCAGCGGTCACCCCGTCGCCGTCTTCGGACCGCAGACCGGCTACTTCGCCCCGCAGCTCCTCATGCTCCAGGAGATCCAGGGCCCCGGCATCAGCGCCCGCGGCGCCTCCTTCGCGGGCCTGAGCATGTACGTCGAGCTCGGCCGCGGCCAGGACTACTCGTGGTCCGCGACGACCTCCGGCCAGGACATCATCGACACCTACGCCGTCGAGCTGTGCCAGGACGACTACCACTACCTGTACCACGGCACCTGCACGGCCATGGACAAGATCGAGCAGAAGAACTCCTGGGCCCCGACCACGGCCGACGGCACCGCCGCGGGGTCGTACACGATGCGGGTCTGGCGCACGAAGTACGGGCCCGTCGAGTACCGGGCGACCGTCGGCGGCAAGAAGGTCGCCTACACCACCCTGCGCTCCTCCTTCATGCACGAGGCCGACTCGATCATCGGCTTCCAGATGCTGAACGACCCGGACTACGTCAAGAGCCCGCAGACCTTCCAGAGCGCGGTGCAGCACATCAACTACACCTTCAACTGGTTCTACGCCGACTCCTCGCACACCGCGTACTACAACAGCGGCAACAACCCGGTGCGCGCGTCCGGCGTCGACGCCGAGTTCCCGGTGTGGGCGCAGTCGGCGTACGAGTGGAAGAACTGGAACCCGACCACCAACACCGCCGACTACACCCCGGCCTCCGCGCACCCCAACTCGATCGACCAGGACTACTACATCTCCTGGAACAACAAACAGGCGCTCGACTACGCGACGGCCTCCTGGGGCGACGGTTCCGTGCACCGCGGCAACCTGCTGGAGGACCGGGTCAAGAAGCTGGTCGCGGCCGGCGGGGTCACCAGGGCCTCGCTGGTGAAGGCCATGGCCGACGCCTCCCTCGCCGACCTGCGGGCCGAGGACGTCCTGCCCGACCTGCTGAAGGTGATCAACAGCTCGACGGTCACCGACTCCACCGCCGCGGCGGCGGTGACCAAGCTCCAGACCTGGCTGACGGCGGGCGGCAAGCGCACCGAGACCTCGGCCGGTTCCAAGAAGTACGCCGACGCCGACGCGATCCGGATCCTGGACGCGTGGTGGCCCCTGCTGGCCAAGGGCATCTTCGAACCGGGCCTCGGCACCGACCTGTACACCGCCTTCCAGGCCAACCTGCCCGTCGACGAGTCCCCGTCGGCCGCGCACGGCCCCACCGGCGCCCACGCGGGCAGCTCCTTCCAGTACGGCTGGTGGAGCTACGTCGACAAGGACGTCCGCGCGGTCCTCGGTGAGAGCGTGCAGGGGCCGCTGGCCAGCAAGTACTGCGGCGGCGGCAGCCTCAGCGCCTGCCGGGACATCCTCATCAGCACCCTGAAGACCGCGGCCGGCAAGACGGCGGCCCAGGTCTACCCGGGCGACGACCTGTGCTCGGCGGGCGACCAGTGGTGCGCCGACTCGATCGTCCAGCGCACCCTCGGCGGCATCAAGCACTACAACATCAGCTGGCAGAACCGTCCGACCTTCCAGCAGGTGGTGGAGTTCACCTCGCACCGGTAA